In Deinococcus depolymerans, the following are encoded in one genomic region:
- a CDS encoding PadR family transcriptional regulator, translating into MNPDLLRGNLDLILLTLLEQQPLYGFAIIQAARDRTGGYFDFKEGSLYPALHRLEAEGLLAAQHGETGRNGKPRKYYAITDRGRDTLNAKRQEFAAFTGAVQQLGRNGT; encoded by the coding sequence ATGAACCCAGACCTGCTGCGCGGCAACCTCGACCTGATCCTCCTGACCCTCCTCGAACAGCAGCCCCTGTACGGCTTCGCGATCATCCAGGCCGCCCGCGACCGCACCGGCGGGTACTTCGACTTCAAGGAAGGCAGCCTCTACCCCGCCCTGCACCGCCTGGAAGCCGAGGGGCTGCTCGCCGCGCAGCACGGCGAAACCGGCCGCAACGGCAAACCCCGCAAGTACTACGCCATCACCGACCGGGGCCGCGACACCCTGAACGCCAAACGCCAGGAATTCGCCGCCTTCACCGGCGCCGTGCAGCAGCTCGGCCGGAACGGCACATGA
- a CDS encoding NAD(P)/FAD-dependent oxidoreductase yields MKTLILGAGYSGLAVATKMKPAPGLEALMVEQNAYHTFETRLHEAAAHNTRVTLPLAPLLRGTGVNLEQAQVEGVNLDDREVTLKDGRVLTYDTLVVGLGSVTNFYRIPGLAENAAELKQLSDADDIFNFVNRAYTTEYQGNRDIVVGGAGLTGVELVTELAQRAQLLSKERGLPPFNIYLVEAGPKILPILDDGLRAKAQKTLEEYGIHILVGHRLMQATADSVTVQTADGEQKVIGAGKIIWTGGIQARDIVRGEKLEKGPGGRIAVDDKLRAKGYPDVFIIGDMGLALNQEGKPVPTTAQHAGQQGRLTGKNIMRMVKGEELEAYEPTTLGEFVSLGGLMAVGWMKLPWNQKLAITGGIAHVMKRASEWRWRVSID; encoded by the coding sequence ATGAAGACCCTCATCCTCGGTGCTGGTTACTCCGGCCTTGCTGTCGCCACGAAAATGAAACCCGCGCCCGGACTCGAAGCGCTGATGGTCGAGCAGAACGCCTACCACACCTTCGAAACCCGCCTCCACGAGGCCGCCGCACACAACACCCGCGTCACCCTGCCCCTGGCCCCGCTGCTGCGCGGCACCGGCGTGAACCTCGAACAGGCCCAGGTCGAAGGCGTGAACCTCGACGACCGTGAAGTCACCCTGAAAGACGGCCGCGTCCTCACCTACGACACCCTGGTCGTCGGGCTGGGCAGCGTCACCAACTTCTACCGCATTCCCGGCCTGGCCGAGAACGCCGCCGAACTCAAGCAGCTCAGCGACGCCGACGACATCTTCAACTTCGTCAACCGCGCCTACACCACCGAGTACCAGGGCAACCGCGACATCGTCGTCGGCGGCGCGGGCCTGACCGGCGTGGAACTCGTCACGGAACTCGCGCAGCGCGCCCAGCTGCTCAGCAAGGAACGCGGCCTGCCCCCCTTCAACATCTACCTCGTCGAGGCCGGTCCCAAGATCCTCCCGATCCTCGACGACGGCCTGCGCGCCAAGGCCCAGAAAACCCTCGAGGAGTACGGCATCCACATCCTCGTCGGGCACCGCCTGATGCAGGCCACCGCCGACAGCGTCACCGTGCAGACCGCCGACGGCGAACAGAAGGTCATCGGCGCCGGCAAGATCATCTGGACCGGCGGCATCCAGGCCCGCGACATCGTCCGGGGCGAGAAGCTGGAAAAAGGCCCCGGCGGCCGCATCGCCGTGGACGACAAACTCCGCGCCAAGGGCTACCCCGACGTGTTCATCATCGGTGACATGGGCCTGGCCCTCAACCAGGAAGGCAAACCCGTCCCCACCACCGCCCAGCACGCCGGACAGCAGGGCCGCCTGACCGGCAAGAACATCATGCGAATGGTCAAGGGTGAGGAACTCGAAGCCTACGAACCCACCACCCTGGGCGAATTCGTCAGCCTGGGCGGCCTGATGGCCGTCGGCTGGATGAAACTCCCCTGGAACCAGAAGCTCGCCATCACCGGCGGCATCGCCCACGTCATGAAACGCGCGAGCGAATGGCGCTGGCGCGTCAGCATCGACTGA
- a CDS encoding (2Fe-2S)-binding protein has protein sequence MNVTLTVNGKSYTRDVEPRTLLVHFLREELLLTGTHVGCDTSQCGACTVHVNGDAVKSCTLLAVQADGMDVTTIEGIGTVADLHALQTGFWEEHGLQCGFCTPGMIMSSAELLRHTPNPTEDQIRHHLEGNYCRCTGYHNIVRAVQHAASAMQGASQAADD, from the coding sequence ATGAACGTCACCCTGACCGTGAACGGCAAGTCCTACACCCGCGACGTGGAGCCCCGAACCCTCCTCGTTCACTTCCTGCGCGAGGAACTCCTGCTGACCGGCACGCACGTCGGCTGCGACACCAGCCAGTGCGGCGCCTGCACCGTCCACGTGAACGGCGACGCCGTGAAGAGCTGCACGCTGCTCGCCGTGCAGGCCGACGGCATGGACGTCACCACCATCGAGGGCATCGGCACGGTCGCGGACCTGCACGCCCTCCAGACCGGCTTCTGGGAGGAACACGGCCTGCAGTGCGGCTTCTGCACGCCCGGCATGATCATGAGCTCCGCCGAACTGCTCAGGCACACCCCCAACCCCACCGAGGACCAGATCCGCCACCACCTCGAAGGCAACTACTGCCGCTGCACCGGGTACCACAACATCGTCCGGGCCGTGCAGCACGCCGCGAGCGCCATGCAGGGCGCCAGTCAGGCCGCCGACGACTGA
- a CDS encoding permease prefix domain 1-containing protein, whose amino-acid sequence MTTAAHTTPRALTAYLRRATWGLPEARRQELWDELEEHVLTRADHLILTGLTPTQATAQAIHELGPPARVTLGMAKVYTMPKLILATTTLALGISAGLYALAGSGATSTTLTVVRQAPVKPSCARGTKPSGDNITIVSEKGGVTCYTFNDNGVNKGVFLKGTDVTRALDAQGITLSRDGRSLTLGGTSVNARFTRHGAAFFEASSVVNLLVQARSVRFSGYTSPRMQVGNATLLLNAGPEDIGAAFYNSSNSVFLSALTGQPIWGSYFVEEKTGPEHLISTGLRAGEAVMLVTSRGGTHFMVDTGKVDTQGRLSVHSQDRQLRFVSSLDQLGPYLSGGRRSALLVRITNLPLNDLRSGVFVPAQATSDAR is encoded by the coding sequence ATGACCACCGCCGCCCACACCACCCCCCGCGCCCTGACCGCGTACCTGCGGCGCGCCACCTGGGGCCTGCCGGAGGCGCGCCGCCAGGAACTCTGGGACGAACTCGAAGAGCACGTCCTGACGCGCGCCGACCACCTGATCCTGACCGGCCTCACCCCCACTCAGGCCACCGCCCAGGCAATCCATGAACTCGGGCCACCCGCCCGCGTGACCCTGGGCATGGCAAAGGTGTACACCATGCCGAAACTCATCCTGGCCACCACAACCCTCGCCCTCGGCATCAGCGCCGGACTCTACGCCCTCGCGGGTAGCGGCGCGACCAGCACGACCCTCACCGTCGTCCGGCAGGCACCCGTCAAGCCGAGCTGCGCGCGCGGCACCAAACCCTCCGGAGACAACATCACCATCGTCAGTGAAAAAGGCGGCGTTACCTGTTACACCTTCAATGACAACGGGGTGAACAAGGGTGTCTTCCTGAAAGGCACCGACGTCACCCGAGCCCTGGATGCCCAGGGGATCACGCTCAGCCGGGATGGCCGGTCGCTGACCCTGGGGGGCACTTCAGTCAACGCGCGGTTTACCCGTCACGGCGCGGCGTTCTTCGAGGCCAGCAGCGTCGTCAACCTGCTGGTCCAGGCCCGTTCCGTACGCTTCAGCGGGTACACCTCCCCACGCATGCAGGTGGGCAACGCCACCCTCCTGCTGAATGCAGGCCCGGAGGACATCGGGGCTGCGTTCTACAACTCCAGCAACAGCGTGTTCCTGTCGGCGCTGACCGGCCAGCCCATCTGGGGCAGTTACTTTGTCGAGGAAAAGACCGGCCCTGAACACCTGATCTCGACGGGACTCAGGGCGGGTGAGGCCGTCATGCTCGTCACCAGTCGCGGCGGCACGCACTTCATGGTGGACACCGGCAAGGTGGACACCCAGGGGCGGCTGAGCGTCCACAGTCAGGACCGGCAGCTCCGGTTCGTCTCCAGCCTCGATCAGCTCGGGCCGTACCTGTCCGGGGGCCGCCGCAGCGCCCTGCTCGTGCGGATCACGAACCTGCCCCTGAACGACCTTCGATCCGGCGTGTTCGTGCCTGCCCAGGCGACCTCGGACGCCCGCTAA
- a CDS encoding transcriptional regulator has translation MNERLVLERQRRVTAWQRFVSRGVPDRSVPAGVLASWARSAASVPADRVSAPVSDQAPAWTGSPLEFATRDLRPELMALAQDGDLMVALADARGQLLWTAGSARMQRLGQALNFVPGGHWDEGSVGTNALALALRERTAVRVFAAEHYVQAVHDWVCYGAPLRDAQGTLLGVLNLSTVWEQSTPLGLASAQHYAQRIEAQLAQGPQVTLRVRLCGTPLVQLGGRCLHLTPRQLELLAVLALHPEGLTLDALHAHVYGDAPITSSTLKSEVSTLRGLLGGQIASRPYRLSVPVELDVTRLEGLLLAGALDGALDLFDGPPLPLSESPLLSYWRSYLDGALRRAVCGRRDPALLWRYAARFDDLEALALLESLLEAGDARREVVRARRAALLAVR, from the coding sequence ATGAACGAGCGACTCGTACTGGAAAGGCAGCGCCGCGTGACGGCCTGGCAGCGGTTCGTGTCGCGCGGCGTTCCGGACCGGAGCGTTCCGGCGGGCGTGCTGGCCTCGTGGGCGCGGTCGGCCGCGTCGGTCCCGGCGGACCGGGTGTCGGCCCCGGTGTCGGATCAGGCGCCCGCCTGGACGGGGTCGCCGCTGGAGTTCGCCACGCGGGACCTGCGGCCGGAACTGATGGCGCTGGCGCAGGACGGTGACCTGATGGTGGCGCTGGCCGACGCGCGCGGGCAGCTGCTCTGGACGGCCGGCAGCGCGCGCATGCAGCGGCTGGGGCAGGCGCTGAATTTCGTGCCGGGCGGCCACTGGGACGAGGGCAGCGTGGGCACGAACGCGCTGGCGCTGGCGCTGCGCGAGCGGACGGCGGTGCGGGTGTTCGCCGCCGAGCATTACGTGCAGGCGGTCCACGACTGGGTGTGTTACGGCGCGCCGCTGCGGGACGCGCAGGGAACGCTGCTGGGCGTCCTGAACCTGAGTACCGTGTGGGAGCAGAGCACGCCGCTGGGCCTGGCGAGCGCGCAGCATTACGCGCAGCGCATCGAGGCGCAGCTGGCGCAGGGGCCGCAGGTGACGCTGCGGGTGCGGCTGTGCGGGACGCCGCTGGTGCAGCTGGGCGGGCGCTGCCTGCACCTGACCCCCCGGCAGCTGGAGTTGCTGGCGGTCCTGGCGCTGCACCCGGAGGGCCTGACGCTGGACGCCCTGCACGCGCACGTGTACGGGGACGCGCCCATCACGTCCAGCACCCTGAAGTCCGAGGTCAGCACCCTGCGGGGCCTGCTGGGCGGGCAGATCGCGTCGCGGCCGTACCGGCTGTCGGTGCCGGTGGAGCTGGATGTGACGCGGCTGGAGGGGCTGCTGCTGGCCGGGGCGCTGGACGGGGCGCTGGATCTGTTCGACGGGCCGCCGCTGCCGTTGAGCGAGTCGCCGCTGCTGTCGTACTGGCGGTCGTACCTGGACGGGGCGCTGCGGCGCGCGGTGTGCGGGCGGCGGGATCCGGCGTTGCTGTGGCGGTACGCGGCGCGCTTCGATGACCTGGAGGCGTTGGCGCTGCTGGAGTCGCTGCTGGAGGCGGGCGACGCGCGGCGGGAGGTGGTGCGGGCGCGCCGCGCGGCCCTGCTGGCCGTGCGCTAG
- a CDS encoding TlpA family protein disulfide reductase codes for MDWPAPTDFVHGDPLPPPQDWARPGLVMTFNLECPGCVSRGIPFLKRLHAEFGDAVHLLAVHTSHGHRLLPRGDVEPTLKKFAQTYAKLPFPVALDLSGTLARHWHTEGTPHWLAFAPGGDLIRSVYGSQENAQTRLQYLLEEWTGRSGDEG; via the coding sequence ATGGATTGGCCCGCCCCCACCGACTTCGTCCACGGCGACCCCCTCCCCCCACCACAGGACTGGGCGCGGCCCGGCCTCGTCATGACCTTCAACCTCGAATGCCCCGGCTGCGTCTCGCGCGGTATCCCGTTCCTCAAACGCCTGCATGCCGAATTCGGCGACGCCGTGCACCTGCTGGCCGTGCACACCAGCCACGGACACCGCCTCCTGCCCAGAGGGGACGTCGAACCCACCCTGAAAAAATTCGCGCAGACCTACGCGAAACTCCCGTTCCCCGTCGCCCTCGACCTCAGCGGCACCCTCGCCCGGCACTGGCACACCGAAGGCACCCCCCACTGGCTCGCCTTCGCGCCCGGCGGCGACCTGATCCGCAGCGTGTACGGCAGTCAGGAGAACGCCCAGACCAGACTCCAGTACCTCCTGGAAGAATGGACCGGGCGCAGTGGGGACGAGGGTTAG